Below is a window of bacterium DNA.
CAGGCAAGAAGCACCAACCAGATCCAGTAAAAAGGGCGTTTTCTGTTGTAAGAAAAGTCGTAGGAAAAAACTGTCCAGAAGCGTCCAAAATTCATGCGGCAGATTGTGCGTGGCGCGTAATAATGAAATAAGAATCTTCCAAAGTTGGCTTCACCGGATGAAAACCTTCAGGAGGTCCTCCTTTCTTAACGCAGATCCGCGTGCGGTTTCGGCCTTCGTACAAAACTGTTTGTGTCACAAAATAATCTTTGTAAAAGTCCGCCATCTTGCTGCGTTCCACCATTCCTTCGTAGATCATTCCATCGAGCTCCTGGATCGCTCTCGTTGGTGTGGTTTCAGCAACGAGCCGGCCCTGAAAGATCACAGCAAAACGCGGACAAAGCACGGCAACATCTTCCACGATGTGAGTAGAAAGAATCACAGTACAATCCTGGCTCAAATCGGAAAGCAGGTGATAAAACCGAAGCCGCTCCTCCGGATCCAATCCGCTTGTTGGCTCATCCACTATAATCAACGACGGTTCGCCGGCAATTGCTTGAGCAATTCCCAAACGCTGGCGCATTCCACCGGAATAATCCTTGACTTTGCGTTTTGCTCCGAAACTTAAATTGACGCGCGCCAGCAGATCAGAAGCGAGTTTATCCAGTCCCTCCGGAGCTTCTACCCCTTTCAACCTCAACAGATACGTGAGCATCTCCTTGCCGGTCAGATGCGGATAGAAACCGAAATCCTGGGGAAGATAACCGAGGCATGACCACAAGTATTCCGGATTCTCTACAATATTTATGTCGCTAAAAAAGATTTGACCTGCGGTTGGTTCCAACAACCCGGCAAGAATGCGCATGAACGTGCTTTTGCCGGCTCCGTTTGGACCGAGCAGCCCATACATGCCGTGACCAATTTGCAGGTTGATTCCCTGCAGAGCCGCGATTCCACCCGGGTAGACCTTGACCAGGTTTTCGATTCTCAGCATGGCTCTCCTCTCAAAGCAGGCAAGATGCCTGCGCCCCGTAATGCAGGCTGGAAGCCGAGGTTGTTGAAAAATCCAGATCGCGGGCGGTCCTAGAGTGGGAGCGCGGGCATCTTGCCCGCAAAATGCTTGTCGAGCAAACACGTTTTTGCGGACTGGAAGTCCGCGCTCTAATTGATTTTTCAACAAACTCAGCCTGTGCTCCATTCTACAATACGAACGGAATAGCCTTTTGTTTGCGTTCTTAATAAACTACTGGAGATGCAAGTTATTCTTGAGCGGTTCTTCGACCGTTATGCGCTTCCGCAAAGCACGGCCGATTTGCGCTTTCTGGCACAGCTCTCGAGGGCTTATTCGAAGCTGCCCTATGAAAATGTTACGAAGATATTGAAAGAAACCCGCAGCTCTTCTTCCACGGAAAAGTTACGACGGACCGGGGAAGTTCTCGAAGATCATTTGCGCTGGACTACGGGAGGCACCTGCTTTTCCTTGTGCAATGCGCTTCAGGAAATTCTGCGGCACTGCGGCTACGATGCTTTCATCGCCATGGCTGACATGCATTATGGAAAAAACATTCATTGCGCCATCATTGTTCGACTCGCCGGCGCGCGCTATCTTCTGGATCCGGGATACTTGCTGCATGAGCCGGTCCTTTTGTCGGAGACGCAGATTTCACACGAAACCGCCATGAATACCGTCATTCTCCGAAATGAGGGGAACGAAACATACTCGCTTTCTACGAAAGAAACGGGCGCGCAAAAGTGGCGATATAGACTGCGCGCGATTCCGGTTTCACCAGAAGAATTTGAAGCGCACTGGATTCACTCGTTTTCTCTCAACAGTATGGAACACATCATGCTCACGCGTTTGCAGGAAGCCGGGCGACTTTACTACCGCAAAGACCGGATCGAGCTGGTTCGACCACAACAACGGCTCCAACAGAAGGTGTCCAAAGATGATGTTGGGACCCTTGCAAATCTCTTCGGACTCCCGGCGGATTTGATCTTACAAGCGCAAAGAGTTTTAGCACGCTGAGCATGGCCCGCCCGGCTTCAGCATCGCCCGCAAAATTGTTCGTTGTTTCACTGCACCGGGACATTTCCATTCTCGAAACTGCCATAAAAAGGTTCAAAGCCGAATGGGGAGAAACGGATTTTGAAAGCGAAGACTTTGTTTTCGACGAAACAGATTACTACGAACCTGAAATGGGTGCCGGACTCCGGCGTCGTTTTTATTCTTTCGAGAAGCTAATTTCACCGGATCGCATTGTGGAAGCAAAACTTCATTGCAACGCGATTGAAGAACAGTTCTTGCGAGACGGCCATCGTCAGGTAAATCTGGATGCAGGTTATCTGGATACGTACAAAGTGATTCTAGCCTCAGCAAAGTTTGGTGGACAGAAGATTTATCTTCGTGATGGAATCTACGCGGACATGACCCTGACCATGTACAAAGGAAAGTGGGAATCCTTCGTGTGGGGCTTCCCCGATTTCAAATCAGGGAAATACGACCAGGCTCTGCGCCACATCCGGGAGCTCTATAAGACTCAAAACCGCCAAGGCGCCAAGGACGCCAAGAAATAAAAGAGAGATTTCTACCTTGGCTCTTGGCGTCTTGGCGGTTCAAAAACTTTTACTGTGCTGTTTACGTTAATATAGGTGAGGTCATTCAAAAATGAAGATTTTGTTTCGGGCACTGTTGCTGTTTATTGCATTTGTCATTGCCCTGGGCGTGATCAAGTTTCTTTTCTTCAAACTGTTTTTCTTTGCGCTATGGGTGGCAGCAATTGTGTTTCTGATCTGGATTGTTTCGGCGATCGTAAAACGGGCCTGAAAGCTTACAAGTAGCGCGGACGTCTCGTCTGCGCGGAATCGCAGGCGGGACGCCTGCGCTACTTTGCTTACAATTTCAGTATCTTACCGCGCGTAACCGAGGTGATTTGATCATACAGCGCCTTAACTTCGGGATGATTGGGAGCTTCATGATGAAGACCGTTGATCTCCTGAACCGCTCTCCCAAAGTTTCCGGTCTTTAAAGCGATATGGACCAGCGATAAACACCGTTCCATCGAATGAGGGATTATCTTTTCAGCGCGATCGCAAAGAGCGAACGCCTTTTCTGGCTCATTCATCTGATAGTAGCTGTATCCCAGCAAATAAATCGCTGCAGAATGATCGGGATGAGCTGTTGCAACGAGCTCAAAATTTCGAATCGCTTCCTGGAATCTTTGTTGCTGAAGGGCCTTCACGCCATGGTCGTAAAGAATTTCCATTTTTTCCGGAAGTGAAACCGATAAGTTTTTCAGATCCACATAATTGATCTGATCCGGTTCTTTGATTACAGCAAGCGCGCGCAGGCGATTCTCCGTTTGTTGTACGGAAGCTCTTTGCCAGAACAGGATGATGGAAAGCGTCATAAAAAACAGAGCGGCCGCAACCGAGGCGTACTGCAACCAGTTCATTCGCGGCGGACTGAATGGAATCGTTTTGGGCTGCTCCAGGTTCTTCAGCCAATCTGTTTCTTCTTTGCAAAGTGGACATTCCTTCAGATGCTGGGAAATGCGTTCCTTCTCGCCGCCCAGTAGCTCTTCGGGCTGAAACAAAAACCGGTCCATGTTGAGGCTGGGAGGACAGCTGGCATGAACAACCGACATGTCATTTGCGCGAAACTGCTCAAGCTCCTGGAGTTGACTGACAAACTCCGAGCAACATGCGCAACGCGTCAAATGCTCACGCAGGATCGTTTCGAGCTTAGGATCCAACTCTTTCCCAGCATAATTTCCAAGCAAGACTGCTCTTGTCTCTTCTAAAGAAGAGCCAGCGGCATGGGACGTATAAAGATCCGGCTCGATACAATTATTCTTGTCTTGATTCATCATCCTTCTCGTGGTTTAGTTGCCGTTAGAGGTCAAAAACTTCCGTCAACCCTTTCTCCTTAAATGCCAGCGCTAAAAGCCTTTTGCCTTTGTGAATCTTTGTGGAAACTGTATTTAATGGAATCTTCAACTTTTCAGCGATTTCTTCATAACTGAAATCTTGCAGGATTCGAAGCCGGAGTGTTTCCCGGTAAGCTTCCGGCAATCTGCTGATCATTTCTGAAATGATCTCGCGCCCCTGCTTGATCTTATAAAAATACTCCGGACTGGATTGCTCGCTATCCGCGATATCCACCGGCTCTGAAATCCGGCGATATATTTTCCCCCGTTTCAAAGTGTTTTCTTTTCTGAATTTCTGAAAAATTGTGATCCGCGCGACCTGATAAATATAAGTGCTCAACCGCGCGTCGCCACGAAAAGTATTCTGGCCGCCGATTAACTGTAAATAGATTTCATGTAGTATTTCTTCCCGGTCGTCCGGATTCGAGAGGGAATGGCGCAATAATCCCTGAATCGATTTGGATTCTTTCAAATACTTTACGAACAACTCTTCGGAAGCAAGCTGATCACCTGATCTCGCGCGCTGAAGAAGTTCGATTTCGGCGCTCATTGTCATTTTGGCGGGCAATTTGCCCGGCAATTACCTCCTTAAGCTACCAA
It encodes the following:
- a CDS encoding ABC transporter ATP-binding protein; amino-acid sequence: MLRIENLVKVYPGGIAALQGINLQIGHGMYGLLGPNGAGKSTFMRILAGLLEPTAGQIFFSDINIVENPEYLWSCLGYLPQDFGFYPHLTGKEMLTYLLRLKGVEAPEGLDKLASDLLARVNLSFGAKRKVKDYSGGMRQRLGIAQAIAGEPSLIIVDEPTSGLDPEERLRFYHLLSDLSQDCTVILSTHIVEDVAVLCPRFAVIFQGRLVAETTPTRAIQELDGMIYEGMVERSKMADFYKDYFVTQTVLYEGRNRTRICVKKGGPPEGFHPVKPTLEDSYFIITRHAQSAA
- a CDS encoding arylamine N-acetyltransferase — encoded protein: MQVILERFFDRYALPQSTADLRFLAQLSRAYSKLPYENVTKILKETRSSSSTEKLRRTGEVLEDHLRWTTGGTCFSLCNALQEILRHCGYDAFIAMADMHYGKNIHCAIIVRLAGARYLLDPGYLLHEPVLLSETQISHETAMNTVILRNEGNETYSLSTKETGAQKWRYRLRAIPVSPEEFEAHWIHSFSLNSMEHIMLTRLQEAGRLYYRKDRIELVRPQQRLQQKVSKDDVGTLANLFGLPADLILQAQRVLAR
- a CDS encoding DUF4416 family protein gives rise to the protein MARPASASPAKLFVVSLHRDISILETAIKRFKAEWGETDFESEDFVFDETDYYEPEMGAGLRRRFYSFEKLISPDRIVEAKLHCNAIEEQFLRDGHRQVNLDAGYLDTYKVILASAKFGGQKIYLRDGIYADMTLTMYKGKWESFVWGFPDFKSGKYDQALRHIRELYKTQNRQGAKDAKK
- a CDS encoding tetratricopeptide repeat protein gives rise to the protein MNQDKNNCIEPDLYTSHAAGSSLEETRAVLLGNYAGKELDPKLETILREHLTRCACCSEFVSQLQELEQFRANDMSVVHASCPPSLNMDRFLFQPEELLGGEKERISQHLKECPLCKEETDWLKNLEQPKTIPFSPPRMNWLQYASVAAALFFMTLSIILFWQRASVQQTENRLRALAVIKEPDQINYVDLKNLSVSLPEKMEILYDHGVKALQQQRFQEAIRNFELVATAHPDHSAAIYLLGYSYYQMNEPEKAFALCDRAEKIIPHSMERCLSLVHIALKTGNFGRAVQEINGLHHEAPNHPEVKALYDQITSVTRGKILKL
- a CDS encoding sigma-70 family RNA polymerase sigma factor, encoding MPGKLPAKMTMSAEIELLQRARSGDQLASEELFVKYLKESKSIQGLLRHSLSNPDDREEILHEIYLQLIGGQNTFRGDARLSTYIYQVARITIFQKFRKENTLKRGKIYRRISEPVDIADSEQSSPEYFYKIKQGREIISEMISRLPEAYRETLRLRILQDFSYEEIAEKLKIPLNTVSTKIHKGKRLLALAFKEKGLTEVFDL